One window of the candidate division KSB1 bacterium genome contains the following:
- a CDS encoding class I SAM-dependent methyltransferase has protein sequence MDLFDKLARVYENFLPPPSPDEWAEAMGDPVQTLLDLGGGTGRVASVLRTKAQRAIVLDRSAGMLAMARRQGGLLLVRGRAEELPFRDEGVDLVLIVDAFHHFDDHRRVLSELSRVLRVGGRVIVEEPDAGLWLVRAASLLERLMGLTSHFVPPEVIARQLAARGFRTEIRPRRGVQRRIVGEKMAAPGRTQANPCRISPGPELL, from the coding sequence GTGGACCTCTTCGACAAACTCGCGAGGGTTTACGAAAACTTCCTGCCCCCGCCTTCCCCGGACGAGTGGGCCGAAGCAATGGGGGATCCGGTACAGACACTCCTTGACCTGGGCGGGGGTACGGGGAGGGTCGCGTCCGTTCTCCGGACAAAGGCGCAGCGGGCGATCGTTCTGGATCGCTCCGCCGGAATGCTCGCCATGGCCCGAAGACAGGGTGGCCTGCTCCTGGTCCGCGGACGAGCCGAGGAGCTCCCCTTTCGTGACGAGGGAGTTGACCTCGTCCTCATCGTCGATGCCTTTCACCACTTTGACGATCATCGTCGCGTCCTTTCGGAGCTATCCCGTGTGCTGCGCGTGGGCGGACGCGTTATCGTGGAGGAGCCCGACGCAGGTCTCTGGCTGGTGCGGGCAGCCTCTCTCCTGGAACGCCTAATGGGGTTGACCAGCCATTTTGTGCCCCCGGAAGTGATCGCTCGACAACTGGCGGCACGGGGTTTTCGTACCGAGATTCGCCCCCGTCGCGGCGTTCAACGGAGGATCGTGGGCGAGAAGATGGCGGCGCCGGGGCGAACCCAGGCTAACCCGTGTCGGATTTCTCCCGGCCCGGAATTGTTGTAG
- a CDS encoding amidohydrolase family protein, whose protein sequence is MEPVEPARGARRIYFDSFVTIGPRPGKHPCERWSLQDVLRTMDRCGIDAALVAHSLAAHYDPLFGNRILLEEIAGNPRLHPCWVVMPAAARDFPKPQQLVEMMRTAGVRAAKIFPSRFRFSLNDYQAADLLEALQAEGILLLIELPETDLSTVHRLCRQYRKLRVLVQKADWRELRELLGVLFDCENLYVEFSSLQAHRILEYLARELGPERLLFGSEAPVKSPGAARALLDYAELDEPTKSLIAGENLRRLLGTPDLRPAAPESEDPLIRLAQQGLPFEGEAMVDAHAHVVSEGCEHAGGIRMPEAGPEPMLAGFRRLGVRKLLVSSFLGIWSDAARGNRELLTILRRHPDELLGYVTIDPTHQTPEEVEREIQTYHLWARWPGLKPYFPRNELPLTSPLYRRWWEFADQHRLLALVHFDLEKTEAEVDELADRYPGVAFLCAHSGATFEFATMAAALAERHSNVYLELTITNVPLTIIEYLVERVGSQRVLFGTDAPMRDPRPQFGWVVYSELDVEARRDILGRNALRLLQRVTW, encoded by the coding sequence ATGGAGCCGGTAGAGCCAGCACGAGGGGCACGCCGGATTTACTTCGACAGCTTCGTGACCATCGGGCCTCGGCCCGGCAAGCACCCCTGCGAGCGGTGGAGCCTCCAGGACGTCCTCCGCACCATGGACCGGTGCGGGATCGACGCAGCCTTGGTCGCTCATAGCCTCGCAGCTCACTACGATCCCCTCTTCGGCAACCGAATTCTCCTGGAGGAGATCGCGGGCAATCCGCGCCTTCACCCTTGCTGGGTGGTAATGCCTGCAGCGGCCCGAGACTTCCCGAAGCCTCAGCAGCTTGTGGAGATGATGCGCACAGCAGGAGTGCGCGCGGCGAAGATCTTCCCCTCCCGCTTCCGCTTCTCGCTGAACGATTACCAAGCAGCGGACCTCCTGGAGGCTCTTCAGGCCGAGGGTATCCTTCTCTTGATCGAGTTGCCGGAGACGGATCTCAGCACGGTCCATCGGCTTTGCCGGCAATACCGCAAGCTGCGCGTCCTGGTCCAGAAGGCCGACTGGCGAGAGCTCCGGGAGCTTCTGGGCGTTCTCTTCGACTGCGAGAACCTGTACGTCGAGTTCTCGAGTCTCCAGGCGCATCGCATCCTCGAGTACCTGGCCAGGGAACTCGGGCCCGAGCGCCTCCTGTTCGGGAGCGAGGCGCCGGTGAAGAGCCCAGGTGCAGCACGGGCGCTTCTGGACTACGCGGAGCTGGATGAGCCTACCAAATCGCTCATTGCGGGCGAAAACCTTCGCCGCCTACTCGGCACTCCCGATCTGAGGCCCGCGGCACCCGAGAGCGAGGATCCGCTCATCCGCCTCGCGCAGCAGGGACTGCCTTTTGAGGGCGAGGCGATGGTGGACGCCCACGCCCACGTCGTGTCGGAGGGATGCGAGCACGCGGGGGGCATCCGGATGCCGGAGGCCGGGCCTGAGCCGATGCTCGCCGGCTTTCGGCGGCTGGGAGTGAGGAAGTTGCTTGTGAGCAGCTTCCTGGGTATCTGGTCCGACGCGGCGCGGGGCAATCGGGAGCTGCTCACGATTCTCCGCCGTCACCCGGACGAGCTGCTTGGCTACGTTACGATCGATCCCACGCACCAAACACCCGAAGAGGTGGAGCGGGAGATCCAGACATACCACCTCTGGGCTCGCTGGCCTGGGCTGAAGCCGTACTTCCCCCGCAATGAGCTTCCCCTGACCAGTCCGTTGTACCGCAGGTGGTGGGAGTTCGCCGATCAGCACCGCCTGCTGGCGCTTGTCCATTTCGATCTGGAGAAGACGGAGGCCGAGGTGGACGAGCTCGCCGACCGCTACCCGGGCGTGGCCTTCCTGTGCGCCCACTCGGGTGCGACCTTCGAGTTCGCAACCATGGCCGCCGCGCTGGCCGAGCGCCACTCCAATGTCTATTTGGAGCTGACGATCACGAACGTGCCGCTTACCATCATCGAGTACCTGGTGGAGCGAGTGGGGTCGCAGCGCGTCCTTTTTGGGACCGATGCCCCGATGCGCGACCCGCGGCCCCAGTTCGGCTGGGTGGTCTACTCCGAGCTCGATGTCGAGGCCCGGCGCGACATCCTCGGACGCAATGCCTTGCGACTCTTGCAGCGCGTGACCTGGTAG
- a CDS encoding exonuclease SbcCD subunit D, with product MRLVHMSDTHLGYFEYARIDPETGLNQREQDFYRAWRKVIDDVLADPPDLVLHAGDLFHTPRPTNRAIRVAFEAIKQVADAGIPFVVISGNHSTPRIRATGSIFETLALLPNVHVAYVGQYRRVRIGGVAIHCVPHTFDEKEWRQAFDEVSLDPRAELNILLTHGTWCGRKDFAMGEFGEQGIPDLEARLGALFDYIALGHYHRRVDINDHVSYCGSTERTGLDQMDAEPGYLRVDVGREIQREYIPVPARPMVRVEPQIAGASSAQQVLAQIEKEAANVPEGAIVDLRLLGIPRETYLRIDFRELERIFSHCLAVVKTVELAAAGREPSTQARIGNLAEEFERFLLARDLPEEERKRLKEKGESYLGQQLAEGVNEQW from the coding sequence ATGCGTCTGGTTCACATGTCGGACACGCATCTCGGCTACTTTGAATATGCCCGGATCGATCCGGAGACCGGACTGAACCAGCGTGAGCAGGACTTCTACCGCGCCTGGCGAAAGGTGATTGACGACGTTCTGGCCGATCCCCCTGATCTGGTCCTTCACGCCGGCGATCTGTTTCACACGCCGCGCCCGACCAACCGGGCCATCCGCGTGGCCTTCGAGGCGATCAAACAGGTGGCGGATGCCGGCATCCCGTTCGTTGTGATCTCCGGGAACCACTCCACTCCCCGGATCCGGGCTACCGGGTCCATCTTCGAGACCCTTGCGTTGCTTCCGAACGTCCACGTGGCCTACGTGGGGCAATATCGCCGCGTGAGGATCGGAGGCGTGGCAATCCACTGTGTCCCCCACACCTTCGACGAGAAGGAATGGAGGCAGGCGTTCGATGAGGTAAGCCTGGATCCGCGCGCCGAGCTGAACATCCTACTGACCCACGGCACCTGGTGCGGGCGAAAAGACTTCGCCATGGGCGAGTTCGGGGAGCAGGGGATTCCCGACCTGGAAGCCAGGCTCGGTGCCCTGTTCGACTACATCGCGCTGGGCCATTACCACCGGCGCGTGGACATCAACGACCACGTGAGCTACTGTGGGAGTACCGAGCGCACGGGACTGGATCAGATGGACGCAGAGCCAGGTTACCTGCGGGTGGACGTGGGGCGCGAGATCCAACGGGAGTACATCCCTGTCCCGGCACGGCCGATGGTGAGAGTGGAGCCGCAGATCGCCGGGGCCTCTTCTGCCCAACAGGTGCTCGCGCAAATCGAGAAAGAGGCGGCGAACGTGCCCGAAGGTGCCATCGTCGATCTGCGGCTCCTGGGGATTCCGCGAGAAACCTACTTGCGCATCGATTTCCGGGAACTGGAGCGAATCTTCTCCCACTGCCTGGCCGTCGTCAAGACCGTAGAACTGGCGGCCGCGGGCAGGGAACCCTCAACCCAGGCGCGGATCGGCAACTTGGCCGAGGAATTCGAGCGCTTTCTTCTCGCCAGAGATCTACCCGAGGAAGAGCGGAAGCGGCTCAAGGAAAAGGGTGAGAGCTATTTGGGCCAGCAGCTGGCGGAGGGGGTGAACGAACAATGGTGA
- a CDS encoding sigma-54 dependent transcriptional regulator has protein sequence MSSYTILVVDDELQQAEVLAGFLRKRGFQVLVSGSAREALEKLRAHAIDLVLTDMRMPEMEGLELLRKGKEINPEVDFIVLTAFGSVENAVEAMKQGAIDYLTKPIDLDQLELVVGRAHERKQLLSENRWLREQLATRHDFANIVSVSQRMHEALSIAARAAPTRATVLILGESGTGKELIARAIHAASPRKDKPFVVVNCAALPESLLESELFGHEKGAFTGADRLRKGRFELADGGTLFIDEVGDLPPQVQVKLLRVLQEGTFERVGGSETLKVDVRIVAATNRDLDRMVEEKSFREDLYYRLNVVRIWLPPLRERKEDIPHLLDHFLHRFAQEYGKHLDGFSREALDLLLKYDYPGNVRELQNIVEQAVVLARSNLITTAELPPTLRSRLAPVPESDENATLPEKVAAFEKRLILEALEKAQGVQTRAAELLGITERNLRYKLQKYGLR, from the coding sequence ATGAGTTCGTACACCATTCTGGTGGTCGATGACGAGCTGCAACAGGCTGAGGTCTTGGCGGGTTTCCTGCGCAAACGGGGCTTCCAGGTCCTGGTGTCGGGCTCAGCCCGCGAGGCTCTCGAGAAGCTGCGCGCCCATGCGATTGACCTGGTGCTGACCGATATGCGCATGCCGGAAATGGAGGGGTTGGAGCTTCTCCGGAAGGGCAAAGAGATTAATCCGGAGGTCGACTTCATCGTCCTGACGGCCTTCGGGAGCGTGGAGAATGCCGTGGAGGCGATGAAGCAGGGGGCGATTGACTACTTGACCAAGCCTATCGATCTCGACCAGCTGGAGCTCGTCGTAGGTCGGGCTCACGAGCGCAAACAGCTCCTCTCCGAAAACCGGTGGCTCCGTGAACAGCTGGCGACCCGCCATGACTTTGCCAACATCGTGTCGGTAAGCCAGCGAATGCACGAGGCCCTGAGCATTGCCGCACGGGCGGCGCCGACGCGGGCCACCGTACTGATCCTGGGCGAAAGCGGCACAGGCAAGGAATTAATCGCCCGCGCAATTCACGCCGCCAGTCCTCGTAAGGACAAACCCTTTGTGGTCGTGAACTGCGCGGCTCTTCCCGAAAGCCTGCTGGAAAGCGAACTGTTCGGGCATGAGAAGGGCGCCTTCACCGGGGCCGACCGCCTGCGGAAAGGTCGCTTCGAGCTGGCCGACGGCGGCACCCTCTTCATCGATGAGGTGGGCGACCTGCCGCCTCAGGTACAAGTGAAGCTGTTGCGGGTGCTCCAGGAGGGCACCTTTGAGCGCGTTGGGGGTAGCGAGACCCTCAAGGTGGACGTGCGCATCGTGGCGGCCACGAACCGCGACCTCGACCGCATGGTCGAAGAGAAATCGTTCCGAGAGGATCTGTACTACCGGCTCAATGTAGTCCGGATTTGGCTTCCTCCTCTGCGGGAGCGCAAGGAGGACATCCCCCATCTTCTGGACCACTTCCTGCACCGCTTCGCTCAGGAGTACGGAAAACACTTAGACGGCTTCTCCCGCGAAGCCCTCGATCTATTGCTGAAATACGACTACCCCGGCAATGTGCGGGAGTTGCAGAACATTGTGGAGCAGGCGGTGGTGCTGGCGCGGAGCAACCTGATTACCACGGCTGAACTTCCTCCCACCCTGCGCAGCCGCCTTGCCCCCGTCCCCGAAAGCGACGAGAACGCCACCCTGCCCGAAAAGGTGGCCGCTTTCGAGAAGCGCCTGATCCTGGAAGCCTTGGAGAAGGCGCAAGGCGTACAGACCCGGGCCGCCGAGCTGCTCGGAATCACGGAAAGGAACCTGCGCTACAAGCTCCAGAAGTACGGACTGCGATAG
- a CDS encoding ATP-binding protein → MTPWLRGIFSLRGGRSLTLALVLVFVLVMGAVLLDYWTARRELVALARDHALELAAAIEQGGVLSLLALDTVEEMLLGRLISAARSVESLARHRPLAQQELHRIAKRESLDVIVLWREEGTVAFWPSPPPEGWSQMDEAVAALLESEDGEQADVLETADDQWYRGMARGPGGVVVVGCRVDRLLPFRKQIGVGTMIRNIARSEEIVYIALQDTLGILAATGNVFALSSIASDSALSRALRQRQRVWRQTTFGGERVFEAVRPFPLGQDQLALLRVGVSQAPLRSAQARMVSRILVSTLVLLLAGTFAVAYLWTSQIAAQTRRAYHSVRTLSAGILERMGDGVVAVDREGRLLWANPAAERILGEGATRPGEPLGQHVPGLAEVISEALNLHASVEERELRCRLSGKERVLKASASVLPDEEGKPEGAFAVFRDLTEQMRLEQQLARERRLTAMGQLASSIAHEVRNPLNAISVVAQRLAREFVPQRDEEEYQSLTRALVTETRRVNDIVRQFLEFARPPQLNKCRVDLREVVHETADLMRSAAAEKGIDLVTRAGQRVVAEVDANQLKQALVNLVQNAIQACREGDQILLLLEDEEDEVRISVSDTGSGIPPDVLPKIFDLYFTTRPEGTGIGLSLVHRIVSAHDGSIDVRSQLGQGTTFVLHLPRGGSA, encoded by the coding sequence ATGACGCCCTGGCTTCGGGGAATCTTCTCCTTGCGGGGTGGTCGGAGTTTAACTCTCGCCCTGGTTTTGGTATTCGTGCTGGTCATGGGAGCCGTGCTCCTCGACTATTGGACCGCGCGGCGAGAGCTTGTAGCTCTGGCGCGCGACCATGCCCTGGAGCTGGCAGCCGCGATCGAGCAGGGCGGAGTTCTCTCCCTCCTGGCACTGGACACCGTCGAGGAGATGCTTCTGGGGCGACTGATTTCCGCGGCTCGCTCCGTAGAATCCTTGGCCCGCCACCGGCCGCTCGCTCAACAAGAGCTCCACCGTATTGCGAAGCGCGAATCCCTGGACGTGATCGTCCTGTGGAGGGAAGAGGGGACGGTCGCGTTCTGGCCCAGCCCTCCTCCCGAAGGCTGGTCGCAGATGGACGAGGCCGTCGCGGCCCTGCTGGAGAGCGAGGACGGGGAGCAGGCAGACGTCCTGGAAACCGCCGATGACCAATGGTACCGGGGTATGGCGCGGGGTCCCGGGGGAGTGGTGGTCGTTGGATGCCGGGTCGATCGCCTTCTCCCGTTCCGGAAGCAAATCGGGGTGGGCACGATGATCCGGAACATCGCCCGCAGCGAGGAGATCGTCTACATTGCCCTTCAGGATACGCTGGGGATTCTGGCCGCGACGGGCAATGTCTTCGCGCTCTCGAGCATCGCTTCCGATTCGGCCCTTTCCCGCGCCCTCCGGCAGCGGCAACGGGTGTGGCGACAGACCACGTTTGGGGGTGAGCGGGTGTTCGAGGCCGTCCGGCCTTTCCCGCTTGGGCAAGATCAGCTAGCTCTGTTGCGGGTCGGAGTAAGCCAGGCTCCCCTGCGTAGCGCCCAGGCGCGTATGGTCAGCCGCATCCTCGTGTCCACCCTGGTGCTTCTCCTGGCGGGAACCTTTGCCGTCGCTTATCTTTGGACAAGCCAGATTGCCGCGCAAACCCGCCGTGCTTACCACTCCGTCCGGACCCTCAGCGCCGGGATTCTTGAGCGAATGGGAGACGGGGTGGTTGCAGTCGACCGGGAAGGGAGGCTCCTATGGGCCAATCCTGCCGCGGAACGAATTCTTGGGGAAGGCGCGACACGTCCGGGCGAGCCCCTGGGCCAGCACGTCCCTGGCCTGGCCGAAGTCATTTCGGAGGCGCTCAACCTGCACGCTTCCGTGGAGGAGCGGGAGCTGCGGTGCAGGCTGAGCGGCAAGGAAAGGGTTCTGAAAGCCAGCGCCTCCGTACTTCCCGATGAGGAGGGGAAGCCGGAAGGCGCTTTCGCGGTTTTCCGGGATCTGACCGAGCAGATGCGCCTGGAACAGCAGCTGGCCCGCGAGCGACGGCTTACGGCCATGGGTCAGCTGGCCTCCAGCATCGCCCACGAGGTCCGGAACCCCCTCAACGCAATCTCCGTGGTGGCGCAGCGCCTGGCTAGGGAGTTCGTACCCCAGCGCGACGAAGAGGAGTACCAATCCCTCACTCGGGCTCTGGTTACGGAGACCCGGCGGGTCAACGATATCGTGCGGCAGTTCTTGGAGTTTGCCCGTCCTCCCCAACTTAACAAGTGCAGGGTGGATCTGCGGGAGGTGGTCCACGAGACGGCCGATCTGATGCGCAGCGCGGCCGCCGAAAAGGGGATCGATCTGGTTACGCGCGCCGGGCAAAGGGTTGTGGCGGAGGTCGATGCCAACCAGCTGAAACAGGCCCTTGTGAACCTGGTCCAAAATGCTATCCAGGCGTGCAGGGAAGGGGACCAGATCCTCCTCCTCCTCGAAGACGAGGAAGACGAGGTCAGGATATCGGTATCGGATACGGGATCGGGGATTCCGCCGGACGTGCTGCCGAAGATCTTTGACCTGTACTTCACGACCCGTCCGGAGGGGACCGGCATCGGCCTCAGCCTTGTGCACCGCATCGTGTCGGCGCACGACGGCTCCATCGACGTCCGCAGCCAGCTCGGGCAGGGGACTACGTTCGTCCTTCACCTTCCCAGGGGTGGATCAGCATGA
- a CDS encoding DUF2961 domain-containing protein → MDSARILGGALGALPLLVDAETRSISAENPDGRKGGGARAVPDEKSPAWRLGEGWKVRPCIALQPGETVTLADVQGPGIIQHIWLTVDPKAYRDCVLRFYWDEEPSPSVEVPLGDFFCNGHGLRYPVSSIPVAVNPSGGFNCYWPMPFRSRARITLESQHWERIPGFYYQITYALAPVPDDAAYFHAQWRRSMTSRQHPEHVILDGVRGRGHYVGTFLAWTQLSNGWWGEGEVKFYIDGDGAYPTICGTGTEDYFGGAWCFGGETYSTAFLGYPLYRKEPGEVPRHALYRWHILDPIRFRQDLRVTIQALGWWPDGKFQPLTDDIASVAYWYQTEPHAPFPELLPPEGRWSR, encoded by the coding sequence ATGGACAGCGCAAGGATTCTGGGCGGTGCACTGGGGGCCCTTCCCCTGCTCGTGGATGCCGAGACGCGCTCGATCTCGGCAGAAAATCCAGACGGTCGCAAAGGCGGAGGTGCCAGGGCTGTGCCGGACGAAAAATCCCCAGCGTGGAGGCTCGGAGAGGGCTGGAAGGTGCGCCCGTGTATCGCTCTCCAGCCGGGAGAAACGGTGACCCTGGCGGATGTTCAGGGCCCAGGGATCATCCAGCACATTTGGCTGACCGTTGATCCGAAGGCCTATCGTGATTGCGTGCTGCGGTTCTACTGGGACGAAGAGCCCTCGCCCTCGGTAGAGGTGCCGCTCGGCGACTTCTTCTGCAACGGGCACGGTCTCCGGTACCCGGTGAGCTCCATTCCCGTGGCCGTGAATCCATCCGGGGGCTTCAATTGCTACTGGCCGATGCCCTTCCGATCGCGGGCCCGAATTACCCTGGAATCCCAACATTGGGAGCGCATCCCGGGGTTCTACTACCAGATCACGTACGCTCTGGCGCCCGTGCCCGATGACGCCGCCTACTTCCACGCCCAGTGGCGGCGATCGATGACCTCGCGCCAGCATCCGGAGCACGTCATCCTCGACGGCGTACGGGGGCGCGGCCATTACGTGGGCACCTTTCTCGCCTGGACCCAGCTCAGCAACGGCTGGTGGGGCGAGGGCGAAGTGAAGTTCTACATCGACGGCGATGGCGCCTACCCGACGATCTGCGGCACCGGCACAGAGGACTATTTCGGCGGGGCCTGGTGCTTCGGCGGCGAGACCTACTCCACCGCATTCCTCGGATATCCCCTCTACCGCAAGGAGCCCGGTGAGGTACCCCGTCACGCCCTTTACCGATGGCACATCCTCGATCCCATCCGTTTCCGCCAGGATCTGCGTGTGACGATTCAGGCTCTCGGCTGGTGGCCGGATGGGAAGTTCCAGCCCTTGACCGATGACATCGCTTCGGTCGCCTACTGGTATCAGACGGAGCCACACGCGCCGTTCCCAGAGCTCTTGCCTCCGGAGGGGCGATGGAGCCGGTAG